From a single Desulfonatronovibrio magnus genomic region:
- a CDS encoding cation diffusion facilitator family transporter, with amino-acid sequence MNQSSNAQDAATKERTALITVIMDLAFLAPSVVVAVLANSMTLYADLLGDLNVFIANVMLLFILYKMRKGMGNNFDYGAGKIENLIGVIGGWFVVLSIGYILYTSIGRILSPVALDPTHLAMGALVMLASMIASTYLWIRNYRIYKRIPSPVTDVQWRVPMSDTVIAGGILISLLAMIFLREYSWSLYIDPLISLALGGVIIYSFYGLIKTSLFDLLDRTLEEKYQMLITKELVKFYHDYAQLHGVRSRRTGSSVFIEIFLEFDPDRKVGEIHDVIENMRKSLEEKIENSFVSISLSKKSVR; translated from the coding sequence ATGAATCAGTCAAGCAACGCCCAGGACGCGGCTACCAAGGAACGAACCGCCCTGATTACAGTCATCATGGACCTGGCCTTTCTTGCCCCATCCGTAGTTGTAGCAGTTCTTGCCAATTCCATGACATTGTATGCGGATCTCCTCGGTGATTTGAATGTCTTTATCGCCAATGTCATGCTTTTATTCATTCTTTACAAAATGAGAAAAGGGATGGGCAACAACTTTGACTACGGCGCAGGAAAAATTGAAAATCTCATTGGCGTGATCGGCGGATGGTTTGTTGTGCTTTCCATTGGCTATATCCTCTACACGTCCATAGGGAGGATTTTGTCTCCCGTTGCCCTTGATCCCACCCACCTGGCCATGGGTGCCTTAGTCATGCTGGCATCCATGATTGCAAGCACCTATCTCTGGATTCGCAACTATCGGATATACAAAAGGATCCCTTCTCCGGTTACAGACGTTCAATGGCGTGTTCCAATGTCTGACACAGTCATTGCGGGCGGGATACTCATAAGCCTGCTGGCCATGATTTTTCTGCGGGAATACTCATGGTCGCTCTATATCGATCCGCTTATATCCCTCGCACTGGGCGGAGTTATCATTTATTCCTTTTACGGGCTGATTAAAACATCTCTTTTTGATCTCTTAGACAGAACTCTGGAAGAAAAGTACCAGATGCTCATCACCAAAGAACTGGTAAAATTTTATCATGATTATGCCCAGCTCCACGGTGTCCGTTCGCGAAGAACAGGGTCAAGTGTTTTTATTGAGATTTTTCTTGAGTTTGATCCTGACCGAAAAGTGGGTGAAATTCACGATGTTATTGAAAACATGCGCAAATCTTTGGAAGAAAAGATTGAAAACAGTTTTGTGAGCA
- a CDS encoding tetratricopeptide repeat protein — protein MRLGRLFMQIEDWDEASEHLRLATESQCTKARRDALFLLGIFQYHQGRLDSAREAFRQAENDPELRSRARYWLEILDRG, from the coding sequence CTGCGCCTGGGCAGACTTTTCATGCAGATAGAAGACTGGGATGAAGCCAGCGAGCATTTGCGTCTCGCCACTGAGTCTCAGTGCACGAAAGCACGCCGGGATGCCCTGTTTCTGCTGGGAATCTTCCAATATCATCAGGGACGCTTAGACAGCGCCAGAGAAGCGTTCCGCCAGGCAGAAAATGATCCCGAACTGCGCAGTCGGGCCAGGTACTGGTTAGAGATCCTGGACAGGGGATAA